The following proteins are encoded in a genomic region of Primulina huaijiensis isolate GDHJ02 chromosome 3, ASM1229523v2, whole genome shotgun sequence:
- the LOC140973374 gene encoding preprotein translocase subunit SCY2, chloroplastic — MAATLLRPLPNLYVQGRKSSQNFDFHSPRLSRHFFHPVAVPSKLSGRGSCSLRKYDFLRKNKGLVLLDCLSRESLNVRASSTESIKVEQFIPKQDYGEKVVLNANNNIDNSEVVGPRPEAFRNRFLNFVQFGSIINDAAESFFKSEIRRRLFVTAVLIVMSRLGYFIPLPGFDRRLMPENYLSFVSGSVDELGDLTPELKLSLFQLGISPQIAASILMQVLCHVVPSLVKLRKEGLDGHEKIKSYIWWISLGFAMVEALVLSCYSLPYSIYAASHRVKHVMYTTWFLVCGAMTMTWICDKITESGFGQGSSLIICVSILTGYTDTLYKMLTQLSGSSVSWWPYVIAVLGVFTIVTMWAVVVTEGCRKIKLQYYGFKLASAARDDSPITEVEPYIPFNINPSGMQPVLTTSYLLAFPSIVASILGSRFWEHVKDILNPDTPRGAEPWVYYSIYAFFVFLFNIFDIANMPKEIADYLNKMGARIPNIKPGKATIEYLTKIQASTRFWGGLLLSVLATSSTILDHYLRRVNEGFSIGFTSILIIVGSIIELRRSYQAYNVMPDLSKALRRYGL, encoded by the exons ATGGCAGCTACTCTTCTCAGACCTCTACCCAATTTATACGTTCAAG GCAGGAAATCTTCCCAAAACTTTGACTTCCACAGTCCAAGATTATCAAGACATTTTTTTCACCCGGTGGCAGTGCCTTCCAAGTTAAGCGGAAGAGGGTCATGCTCATTAAGGAAGTATGATTTCTTGAGAAAAAATAAGGGGCTTGTGCTACTTGATTGTTTATCAAGGGAGTCATTAAATGTAAGGGCATCATCCACAGAATCCATTAAAGTTGAGCAGTTTATACCCAAGCAGGATTACGGGGAAAAGGTGGTTTTGAATGCGAATAATAATATTGACAATTCGGAAGTTGTAGGGCCGAGGCCTGAGGCTTTTAGGAATAGGTTTTTGAACTTTGTACAGTTTGGTTCCATCATTAACGATGCTGCGGAATCTTTTTTCAAGAGCGAGATAAGGAGGAGGCTGTTTGTGACTGCTGTCTTGATTGTGATGAGTCGTCTCGGATACTTTATTCCCTTACCGGGGTTTGATAGGAGGTTGATGCCCGAGAATTATCTCAGTTTCGTGTCGGGTTCTGTTG ATGAGCTCGGTGATTTGACTCCAGAGCTTAAGCTCTCTCTTTTTCAGCTTGGAATCAGTCCTCAAATAGCAGCATCAATTCTTATGCAG GTGCTTTGCCATGTAGTTCCTTCCTTAGTGAAGCTGCGGAAAGAAGGCTTAGATGGTCATGAGAAGATCAAGAGTTATAT ATGGTGGATCTCCCTTGGCTTTGCAATGGTGGAGGCCCTTGTACTTTCTTGTTATTCCCTTCCCTATTCTATTTATGCAGCCAGTCACAG gGTAAAGCATGTGATGTACACTACTTGGTTTCTGGTGTGTGGAGCGATGACAATGACTTGGATTTGTGACAAGATAACGGAGTCCGGATTTG GTCAAGGATCGTCTTTGATTATTTGTGTCAGCATTTTGACTGGATATACAGATACTTTGTACAAGATGCTAACTCAGCTCTCTG GAAGTTCTGTGAGCTGGTGGCCTTATGTAATTGCAGTATTAGGTGTCTTCACTATAGTCACTATGTGGGCGGTTGTTGTCACTGAGGGTTGCCGGAAGATCAAGCTGCAATACTATGGTTTTAAACTTGCTTCTGCTGCCAG AGATGATTCTCCTATCACTGAGGTGGAGCCTTATATTCCATTCAACATCAATCCTTCTGGAATGCAGCCTGTTCTCACTACATCATATCTCTTGGCATTTCCAAGCATTGTTGCAAG TATTCTTGGTTCACGCTTTTGGGAACATGTGAAAGATATCCTGAATCCTGACACACCTCGCGGTGCAGAACCATGGGTTTACTATTCAATTTATGCATTTTTCGTGTTCCTGTTCAACATATTTGATATC GCCAATATGCCGAAAGAAATAGCTGATTATCTGAATAAGATGGGTGCCAGAATTCCAAATATAAAGCCCGGAAAAGCTACCATCGAGTATTTAACAAAAATCCAAGCTTCAACACGTTTCTGGG GGGGTCTGTTGCTGAGTGTTTTAGCAACTTCTTCTACCATTCTTGATCATTATTTACGACGGGTTAATGAAGGTTTTTCCATAGGGTTCACTTCTATTCTAATCATT GTGGGTTCAATAATTGAATTGAGAAGATCCTATCAAGCCTACAATGTAATGCCTGATCTGAGCAAAGCATTGAGGCGGTATGGGCTTTAA